A single region of the Halorussus sp. MSC15.2 genome encodes:
- a CDS encoding ABC transporter substrate-binding protein: protein MGRENSNHGRGRTTEQGSDGLTSRRNVLRLAGIAGTGALAGCIGGAGLGGGQNIDTVTYGVLSPMTGPYGGLAEGQRNGAKLAVRHVNESDQFSFEMEAVYEDTEADTATGRQVAQKVVQQDDAQFLMGAISSSTALALNSFAANEEVVYNPGAAAMNITGAKCNEWVFRAETHTAQIAEAVAPWTANNVGTNVWFHIADYAYGQSVRREWKSRMSEASDDFTEVGVSRSQLGASNYGSYVSQISNSEADVAVLGMTGGDLINFTKQAANSGLKQDVELVSPTMTFQVVRNALGPAAYGTYGGVRYNAQVETGDNQEFVSAYRDAYGSTPDSFARVAYDSIRMTAHGIEEAGTNDPEAVKDTLPGLEVPSVFGPNKFRKCDHQATNPVWAGENVKPDSGDAARVALRKKVEGKNAIPPCGQTNCDL from the coding sequence ATGGGGCGCGAAAACAGTAACCACGGTCGGGGGCGAACGACGGAGCAGGGCAGCGACGGACTCACATCTCGACGGAACGTTCTCAGACTCGCCGGAATCGCGGGGACGGGGGCGTTGGCTGGCTGTATCGGCGGTGCGGGACTCGGCGGCGGACAGAACATCGACACCGTCACCTACGGGGTGCTGAGTCCGATGACGGGTCCGTACGGCGGACTCGCGGAGGGCCAGCGGAACGGCGCGAAACTCGCGGTCCGGCACGTCAACGAGAGCGACCAGTTCAGTTTCGAGATGGAGGCGGTGTACGAGGACACCGAGGCAGACACCGCGACCGGCCGACAGGTGGCCCAGAAGGTCGTCCAGCAGGACGACGCCCAGTTCCTCATGGGCGCGATTTCGAGTTCGACCGCGCTCGCGCTCAACTCCTTCGCGGCGAACGAAGAGGTCGTCTACAACCCCGGCGCGGCGGCGATGAACATCACGGGTGCGAAGTGCAACGAGTGGGTGTTCCGGGCCGAGACCCACACCGCTCAAATCGCGGAGGCGGTCGCCCCGTGGACCGCGAACAACGTCGGGACGAACGTCTGGTTCCACATCGCCGACTACGCCTACGGCCAGTCGGTCCGACGGGAGTGGAAGTCCCGAATGAGCGAAGCCAGCGACGACTTCACCGAGGTCGGGGTCTCGCGGTCGCAACTCGGCGCGAGCAACTACGGGTCGTACGTCAGTCAGATAAGCAACTCCGAGGCCGACGTGGCGGTGCTGGGGATGACCGGCGGCGACCTCATCAACTTCACCAAGCAGGCCGCCAACTCGGGGCTGAAGCAGGACGTGGAACTGGTGAGTCCCACGATGACGTTCCAAGTCGTCCGGAACGCGCTCGGGCCGGCGGCGTACGGCACCTACGGCGGGGTCCGGTACAACGCGCAGGTCGAGACCGGCGACAATCAGGAGTTCGTGTCGGCGTATCGGGACGCGTACGGTTCGACGCCCGACAGTTTCGCCCGGGTCGCCTACGACTCCATCCGGATGACCGCCCACGGCATCGAAGAGGCCGGAACGAACGACCCCGAAGCGGTCAAGGACACCCTGCCGGGACTGGAGGTGCCCAGCGTCTTCGGCCCGAACAAGTTCCGCAAGTGCGACCATCAGGCCACCAACCCCGTCTGGGCCGGAGAGAACGTGAAACCTGACTCCGGCGACGCCGCGAGGGTGGCGCTTCGCAAGAAAGTCGAGGGGAAGAACGCCATCCCGCCCTGCGGACAGACGAACTGCGACCTCTGA